Part of the Longimicrobium sp. genome, CCCGGGGCGCACGGCTCCTTTGCCATCGCCCTCGACCCGCGAGGGAAGCTCCTATGGGATTCGGGGAATCTCCAAGGGGACCATGTCGTCGCCGTGCTCACGCACCGCGTCGCGGATGAGTATCTCGCTCTTCTGCGTGAGCGTGGCGTCTCGTACCTGCTCGCCGGAACCGAGGAGGTCGATTTGGCGCTGGCGCTGGAGAAGATCGGAGCTCGGCTCGGCGTGCGGACGCTCATGCTCGAGGGCGGTGGCGGCATCAACGGGAGCTTCCTGCGCGCGGGACTCATCGACGAGCTGAGCCTGTTGCTGGCCCCCGTGGCTGACGGGCGTTCTGGTACGCCCACAGTCTTCGATGTCCCCGGTGAGGAGGCGGGTTCCGCACCGGCTAGTCCTGGAGAGCGTGGAACACCGAGCGGACGATGTCCTCTGGCTCCGCTACCGGATCACTGCGCGCGCGGCAGAGGTCGCCAACGCGTGAGGGTGCGAACGCGCGGCGGCACAGGATCGGCCCCGGGGTATTGACGCCGAGGAGTTCGTAGTGCGAAGCACATGCTGCGCAGGTGGCATGCGCGGGCGCCCGGTGGTGGTGTTTTGAGGACGAATAGAACTACTGCGTCAGAGCCGCACGGCGCTGGCAATTTGGGCGTTCTGCGACTGAAGGATCGGACGGGCCACCGGGGCACTCTGCCTGGTGGCCCGCTCGCGCTCAACCGGTCGAATCGGCACCGGGGATTGTCAACCCTCAGGCATCAGCCTGAGAACTTCCGTCTCGTTTTTCTCACTCCGGGCCAGGCATAGCTTTACGGCCGTAGAGGGCTGAGCAGGGTCGAGCCTCGATGCTTTCGCTGGAGACCTGACAGCTGCCTACCTACCGGAGGACAGAACATGAGCAAGGTGTACTTCATAACGGGCGCTGGACGCGGGATGGGCGTCGACTTCGTCCATGCAGCACTGGCCGCAGGGCACAGGGTCGTCGCCACGGGGCGCCGCCCTGAGGAGGTCGAGCGGGCGGTGGGCCGCGCCGAGAACCTGCTGGTGGCCAAGCTCGACGTCACGGTTCCCGAGGACGTTGCGGCGGCCGTGGCCGCAGCAGCCGAGCGGTTCGGCGGGGTCGACGTTCTGATCAACAACGCCGCTAGCTTCCAGGCCGGGTTTTTCGAGGAGTTGAGCGCCGAGCAGTTCCGCGCGCAGATGGAGGTCAACTTCTTCGGCGCGCTGAACGTGACTCGCGCGTTGCTCCCGGTAATGCGCCGCCAGCGGGGCGGCCAGGTGGTGACAATCTCCTCCACGGCGGGAATCGTCGCGGGCGAATTCGCTTCGGCTTACGCGGCCTCGAAGTTCGCACTCGAGGGCTGGATGGAGGCCCTGAACCAGGAGGTGGAGCCCTACGGGATCCGTACCACGGTCGTGGAACCCGGGTTCTTCCGCACCGGGCTGCTCGAGGAGGCGTCGACGACGTGGCCCGCGCTTTCAATCGAGGACTATGCCGGGCGCACCCGGCACCTGGTCGCGCTCTGGAAGAGCATGAACGGGAAGCAGTCGGGCGACCCTGCGAAGCTGGGACGCGCCCTGATCACGCTGCTCGACTCCCCGGCACCGCCAGCCCGATGGGCCGCCGGGAGTGACGCGGTAGATGCCGTCCTTCAGAAGGCGGAGCGGCTCCGCAAGGAGGCCACTGCCCATCGGGAGCTTTCCACAGCGCTCGCCCACGACGGCTGGGAATATGGAACTTAGGGTTCGTCACGAGAGCGACGCAGCCGCGCCGGTCTTCCCGAGGTGGGGTGCCGTCTTCGCCCTTACCCTCTGCGTTTCGACGCTGATCGCGTCCGAGTTCATGCCCGTCAGCCTGCTGACGCCGATCGCCTTCGATTTGCACATCTCCGAAGGTCAGGCGGGTCAGGCGATCGCGGTCTCCGGAGTCTTCGCAGTCCTGGCGAGCCTGGGCATCTCGTCCGCGACGCGCGGGATCGATCGACGCACGGTCCTGCTGTGG contains:
- a CDS encoding dihydrofolate reductase family protein — its product is MNNEPASRRPRVICHMISAVDGRIVTGGWPLSKEGYGQYEQVHSSYEPEGWICGRVTMEHLAAGTRSDADVTCEYEGPEREDFASPGAHGSFAIALDPRGKLLWDSGNLQGDHVVAVLTHRVADEYLALLRERGVSYLLAGTEEVDLALALEKIGARLGVRTLMLEGGGGINGSFLRAGLIDELSLLLAPVADGRSGTPTVFDVPGEEAGSAPASPGERGTPSGRCPLAPLPDHCARGRGRQRVRVRTRGGTGSAPGY
- a CDS encoding SDR family oxidoreductase, with translation MSKVYFITGAGRGMGVDFVHAALAAGHRVVATGRRPEEVERAVGRAENLLVAKLDVTVPEDVAAAVAAAAERFGGVDVLINNAASFQAGFFEELSAEQFRAQMEVNFFGALNVTRALLPVMRRQRGGQVVTISSTAGIVAGEFASAYAASKFALEGWMEALNQEVEPYGIRTTVVEPGFFRTGLLEEASTTWPALSIEDYAGRTRHLVALWKSMNGKQSGDPAKLGRALITLLDSPAPPARWAAGSDAVDAVLQKAERLRKEATAHRELSTALAHDGWEYGT